A region of bacterium CG_4_10_14_0_2_um_filter_33_32 DNA encodes the following proteins:
- a CDS encoding replication-associated recombination protein RarA, with translation MSMDNILYKPLADRMRPGSLDEFVGQEHVIGKGKPLRRLIENDKLSSIILWGPPGTGKTTIARIIANSTKSYFVEFSAVTAGVADIRNVVKEAREKMTSFSQRTILFVDEVHRFNKVQQDVFLPYIENGTIVLIGNTTENPGFEINSALLSRSRLFRLEPLADQNIEEIISRTLKDKEKGLGKLNLKIDKRASNHLVKFANGDARIALTALDIAVSNLKKNSKITLKNIEETLTKKELKYDKAGDSHYDTISAFIKSIRGSDPDASVHYLARMLESGEDPVFIARRLVIFASEDIGNADPHALILAQSCASAVHFVGMPEAKLILSQTTLYLSTAPKSNASKIAINEAEFDCLNQRLEPIPLHLRNAPTKLAQKLGYGKDYKYPHNFKENWTKENYLPKNLIGKRYYKPSDHGYEKIISERLKKWWGKS, from the coding sequence ATGAGTATGGACAATATATTATATAAACCTTTGGCAGATAGAATGCGGCCTGGGTCATTAGATGAGTTTGTTGGTCAAGAGCATGTGATAGGCAAAGGAAAGCCTTTAAGGCGATTAATCGAAAATGATAAGCTAAGTTCAATCATCCTTTGGGGGCCTCCGGGTACAGGTAAGACAACTATCGCAAGGATTATAGCCAATAGCACAAAAAGTTATTTTGTTGAATTTTCAGCAGTAACCGCTGGGGTTGCCGATATAAGAAACGTTGTAAAAGAAGCCAGAGAAAAAATGACTAGTTTTAGCCAAAGGACTATCCTTTTTGTTGATGAGGTCCACCGTTTTAACAAAGTCCAGCAAGATGTTTTTCTCCCTTATATAGAAAATGGAACTATAGTTCTAATCGGCAATACTACCGAAAATCCCGGATTTGAAATAAATTCCGCTTTATTATCTCGTTCAAGGCTATTTCGATTAGAACCTCTTGCAGATCAAAATATAGAGGAAATCATAAGTCGCACGCTTAAGGATAAAGAAAAAGGCTTAGGTAAGCTTAATCTTAAGATAGATAAACGAGCCTCAAACCATTTGGTAAAATTCGCCAATGGAGATGCGAGGATAGCTTTAACTGCTTTGGATATTGCCGTTTCTAATTTAAAGAAAAACTCAAAAATTACACTGAAAAATATTGAAGAAACGTTGACCAAAAAAGAACTTAAGTATGATAAAGCAGGTGATTCTCATTATGATACCATTTCCGCTTTTATAAAAAGTATAAGAGGAAGCGATCCTGATGCATCTGTACATTATTTAGCTAGAATGTTGGAGAGCGGAGAAGATCCGGTATTTATAGCGAGAAGGCTAGTAATTTTTGCCTCAGAAGATATTGGTAATGCGGATCCTCATGCTTTAATATTGGCTCAATCTTGCGCTAGCGCTGTTCATTTTGTTGGTATGCCGGAGGCAAAACTTATTTTGTCTCAAACAACTTTATATCTATCAACAGCCCCTAAATCAAATGCTTCTAAGATAGCTATTAATGAAGCGGAATTTGATTGTTTAAATCAAAGACTGGAACCAATACCGCTGCATTTACGAAACGCGCCAACAAAACTAGCTCAAAAGTTGGGTTACGGGAAAGATTATAAATATCCCCATAATTTTAAAGAAAACTGGACTAAAGAAAATTATCTTCCTAAGAATCTGATTGGTAAAAGATATTATAAACCATCGGATCATGGTTATGAAAAAATCATTTCAGAGCGTTTAAAAAAATGGTGGGGTAAGAGCTAG